In Paenibacillus durus, the DNA window AAGAGCGGATCGCCTCCCCGGATGTCGATCGGCTCCCGGCATTCCTTGGAGAACCATTCCGCCAAAGCCTGCTCCCGGCTGTCCGGGTCCCCTTGCTCCAGGTCGACCAGCCTGAACTGCTCCGGCGAGAAGGAACCGAACGATTGGACGGGGGGCTGGACCCATTTAATCGTCGTCCGAAGCGCGGCGTGGCGCCCGGCCAGTTCCTCCACGGCCGCCTGCATCGCTTCCGCGTTCAGCCGTCCCGTCAGCCGCTTGGCCGATACTTTGTTCCACAGGGCGCCACCTTGCGTCAACTGATCCAGATACAGAATTCGTTCCTGCTGATAGGACAGCGGGTAATCCCTCCGTTCTTCCCTATGCTCAATCGCTGGATACTTTCTTTTGCCTTGTCTCATAGCTTCTGCCCTCCTACCGGATTAAATGAAGACTTTGCCCTGCGCTTGATGAGCTCATCGGCAATGATTAGCCGCTGAATTTCCGAAGTCCCGTCACCGATTTCCGTTAGCTTAGCGTCCCGAAACAACCGCTCCAGGGGTAATTCTCGCGAATAACCGTAACCCCCGAAAATTTGAACGGCATCCTTAGTGATTCGCGTCGCGGTTTCCGAAGCGAACAGCTTGGCCTCCGACGCTTCCTTGGCGAAGGGCTTGCCGCTGTCCTTCAGGTGCACGGCCCTTTCCAGCAGCAGCCGGGACGCATTCAGATTCACTTCCATATCCGCGAGCATATTTTTGATTGTCTGAAACTGGTAAAGGTATTGATCGAACTGTTTACGCTGCTTCACATACTGCAGACAATGCCGCTGCGCTTCCTCGGCGATTCCGACGGCGATTGCAGCCATACCCATACGGGCGCTTGCCAGCGTTTCATGCAGAACTTCCAAGCCAAAATTCTTGCGTCCAACGACATTTTCCTTCGGAATGATCACGTCCTGGAAGATGAGTTCGCCCATATCGGCGCCTCTCATCCCGAGCTTGCGTTCCTTCTTGGAGGAAGTTGAGATGCCTTTCATTCCTTTTTCCAGAATAAATACGGTAAGACCGAGCATTTTTTTATCCGGTGCCGTGCTCGCCGCCACAAGATAAATATCCGCTACATTCGCATTGGTGATAAAGGTCTTAGACCCGTTCAACACATAATGATCGTCATGCTCCACGGCCCTTGTCCGCATGGAAGCCATATCCGATCCGCTGCCTGATTCGGTCAACGCAAAAGCGCCGATCGCCTCTCCCGTTGCTAACCGGCTGAGGTGCACCGTTTTTTGCAGGGGGGAACCAAAGGAATGAATCGGATGGCCGCTTAGGCAGGTATGGGCCACGACAGTCATCGCCGTTGACGCGCAAGCGCCGGCAAGCTGACGGACGAAGGAAATGTAAGAGGCAAAGCTCTGGTCCAATCCTTCGTATTCTTCGGGAAAAGGAATTCCGAGCAGGCCGAGCCTTCCCATTTCTTTCATATTGCTCATCGGAAAAGTCTCCTGCTCGTCGATCTCGCCCGCAGCCGGCTCCACAAAGGTCTTGATAAAGTTCGCCGCCGTTTCTTCCACAATCTGCTGCATTTCGTTAACAGTCATTGCTTTCACACTCCAAACGTTTTATGCCATAATTCGAGAGCGATCAAGGCATGCGATGTGCGAAAGACGGCCAAATTGTCCAGCCCCGCGTAATCGCCCCTTTTATTCAAAAAATCGATCGTTTTTCTCTTATCGAAATAGGCTGAAATTTTGGAATTGCCGGAACGGATCAGGTCGGAGGCCTGCTGCCTCTGAGCGATAACGGATTTGGGATCCACCGGAAAGGGAAAAGGCTTCTTCTTCCGGCCGGTAATGGCGCTAGGAAGAACGGACTTTCCGATTTCTTTCAGAAACCATTTTTCGCTGCCATCCTTCATTTTGTATTGCGACGGAAGGTTTATCACGCTCTCCACGATACGGTAATCCAGAAAAGGTACCCGAACTTCCACACCCGAGGCCATGCTCGTCTTGTCCTGCCGTTCCAGCATCTCAAGCAAATAATATTTCATGAATAAATATAAAATGCGGTTGAGCGGGTCCCGGGACGGAAACTGTCTTAACGAATCCCGGATCGATGACTCTACCTTGTCCCGGAATCCGGTCCGCTCCCCGACGGCCTGGTCAAGCAGTCCGGACACTTCCCGGTAATAGGGAGCCCACGGGAACTGGGAGATCTGCCCGGAAGGATCGCCGTTCAGAAAGAAGAAGTATCCGCCAAACAGTTCGTCGGCCCCTTCACCTGAAATGACGACCGAGACCTCTTTTTTAATTTCCCTATACAGCAAATACAAGGACGGCGTCGTCAATTCAACGGGCTTCTCCATATGCCAGGTGACCTTCTCCATCATGTCCCTGTAATCTTCCGTCCGGAAGATAAATTCCCGATGGTCCGTCCCGAGGTGTTCCGCCATGAGTCTCGCATAGGCTGTGTCGGAATTGGAGGCGCTCACGTCCCGGTTGTCCCCGTATTCCATCGAGAACGTACGCATTCGGGAATCAGGTCCGCCGCTTACGGCGAGCGCCGTCAGCAAGCTTGAATCCAGCCCCCCGCTGAGCAGAGAGCCGAACGGAACATCGCTTATGCGTCTTTTCCATATGGAGTCGGTCAACAGCGACAGCGTCTCTTCCTTCCAGGAATCAAGCGAGCGTTCTTCCCCGATGTCCGCCTTCATATTCCAGTACCGGGCCAATTTCAGCTTCGTTCCCTGTATGCTGAGCGTATAACCCGGGGGCAGAGAGTGAATATTTTTGAACATGGTCTGCCCTTCGAGCAGGACGGTACAGAACAAGTACTCGGGAACCGCACCTTCCCGCACCTCCGCCTTAACCGAGGGATGGGACAGAATCGCCTTGATTTCGGAAGCGAAAATAAAACGATGGCCGGCCACCGTATAATACAATGGCTTTACTCCAAGCCGGTCCCTTGCCATGAATAATGTTTCGTTTCGTTCGTCCCATAGCGCAAAGGAGAACATCCCGTTAAATTTAAGCACGCAGTCAGGTCCGTATTCCTCATAGGCGTGAACAACAACCTCCGTATCGCAGTTGGTGCGAAAGGCATGTCCTCGCTCAATCAGCTCGCGCCGCAGCTCCGGGAAATTAAAAATCTCGCCGTTATAGGTCAGCCAGATGCTTCCGTCTTCATTCGTCATCGGCTGCCCGCCGTTGGCCAGGTCGATAATCGACAGCCGCGTATGCCCTAGACCGATTCCAGCGCCGATATGCACCCCTTCTCCATCCGGCCCCCGGTGGCGAAGCAGGGCAATCATGTCCCGCAGCTCGGCTTCGAGGGCTTGGTGTTCCACGTCCGTGTTAACAATGCCGCATATTCCGCACATACTTCCTCCCCGCGCCTCGACAGGCGATTAGAAATAATACCAGATGGTCCTATAATCCTGGATATCCTCGCCCAGCTCTTCAAGCTTTGCCAAATAATTGCCGATAGGCTCATCCTTGAACAAAAAGGTATTGACCGGAGCCATGTACTTCTCCCATGGATAAAATTCATAGATTCGGCTCCCGTCCTTGTGGATCATAACGATATCGTGATCCTGCCAGGCGTTCAGATCGTTTTTGCCCAGTGTAGGCACGTTGAATACTGGCTTGTCCGTCCTTACCGTACCGGGAAGCAGGCGCGCTTCTTCCTTTTGCTCTTGAAGCAGCCGGGCAACGGGAACTTTAAAATTCGCCGTCTCTTCCTTGCCTTTCAGGTTAAATAAGTAGTAGGGGGTAACCCCGATGGCCCGAAGCTGCTCCCTTAAGAAGCTCGTCTCAAACTTCCGGCTGTTGTATAGCGTGAATACCTGCTGGTTGTAAATGTCGATTCCGGCTCTCTTCAGTTTAAGCGCAGCCTCCGCCGTCTCTTCGGAAATCTCGTAGGCATGCTGAAAATGAGTCATCATCGTTACCGTTTTAAAGGGCGGCTTATGATAGGCGGACAGAATGCGCAGCAGCTCCTCGTCAAACCGCATCGGCATCGTCACCAGCGTTCGGGTCCCAATCCGGATTCGCCGGATATGCTCCATCTCGAACAAATTTCGGATGACATATTCCAGCATCTCGTTGCTAACGGTAAGCGGGTCGCCGCCCGTAATCAGCACTTCGCTGATCGAGGGATTGGACCGGAACCAGTCGAACGCTTTCTCCAAATCCTGAAAAGCGGGCTCAGCATGATCATCTTCCTCATCGGCAAGCTCCCAATTCCGCTGACAGTACACGCAAATTTGCGGACACCACAAGTAAGGCTTGACGATTGCGATCATTGCATATCTTCGGGTTACGGATTGCTCGGGAGACGTATCCCGCTCATGCATGAAATCCAGCGATTCCCTTCCGCCGGAACAAGCCTTTAGGTAGGTATCCAGGTAAATCCGGTTAGGTATGACTTGCGCCCGCAAGCTGCGGTCCCGGCCCGATAAGGATGATTCCATATCCATCAAGGACAAATAATAGGGTGTAATCCCGAACGGCAGCCGGTGCCGCGTTGTCGCCCGGATCATCTCCTCCTCTTCATCCGACAAGGAGATAATTTCAGCAATATCCTCCAAGCGTTGAAACCGGTGGCGCAACTGCCACTTGTAATCTGCCCAATCCCTTTCCTCGGCGCCTAAATACCGCAGAATTCGCGCACGCATCTCGTCTCTGCTCTTTTTCACCATCGGGTGCAGCCCTGTCATATATTCGTTTTGGCTAATAAACTCCTCATATTGATTCGCCTTTTGGTCCAAATGGACCGACCTGGCCTCCGCTGCTTCCCGGCCTTCCAGATGGACGAATTCGGGTACCTCCCGCTTGCAGATTCCCGACTTGGAGTAAATGCCCGACAGGCCGATCACACCTTTGAACAGATGAGCCATTTCCCCCAGAAACGCGTCGCTGACATCCGGCCAGTCCTCCTGCTTCCAGTGCTCCGTCGCCATTTCCCAAATGATAGCAAGACAACTGTGTCCCGTCTTCCGTTCATTTCCTTCGGAGATCAGATTGCGGAATACCGCGATACAGCTTCTTACATTCTTCTGTTCAAGCGGATGCAGCGGACAATCGCTCTTAAGGACGTTCTGTTCGCATTGATTCAAATAATCAAACAGCCGCTCCCGGGCTTCCGCCACAATCTCGCTCATCACCAAGAGCCGCAAAATGTCTGGATTGGCATCAAGCCATTCGGTTATTTTTTCACGGGAAGCCATACTACCACCACACACTTTCGGTCGGTATTCATGAAGACATCAGGCTCTTCTCCACTTCTTCCGACAGGATTAATGTCGTCTCCGCAGGGTCTTCGACTCGTCTCAAAGCTTCTTCTCTGGTAATTATTCCTTGTTGTACCAGCAAACTCATTTCATAATCGTAGGGGTGGAAGCCGTAGTGCTCCAAATGCTTCACAATTCCCAGCGAATTCAAGCGGCAGTTCGATGAATTGGGGTCTACATCCTCCGGTCTGACCCATCCGAGCGACGAAATCGTTTCGTAAATGTTGCGCTCGTCGTACCCGATTAGCGGAAATGCATTGACGGTGTACGGAAACGGACGGGTTCGGTATTCCTCTTTGCTCAGCATGACATAGTCATAAACCTCGTCTCCCAGACGATCGGCAAGAGGCCGGAACAGATTTTTCCTTAATTCATAAGGTATTTTATTGTCCTGAAAAATGATCTCGTTCTCCGACTGGATCAATTGGCCGGGACTGTTGCCCAGCATGACGAGCGGTATCCCCTTCTCTATGGCAACCCTCAGCGACATGGTGGTCACCATACGGATGCACGAGATGCAAATTCCGCTGCCGAAACCGGTTAGATGGGGCGGATAAGTGCCGGGCTCCGAGCTGCCAAGAAAAATTTTGTTCATCATATCCGCCCGGGGCTTTACAATCAGATGGTCCACGTTCATCGCATTCAGCACTGTCCGCATATTGCGGAAAGAGGCTTCAGACATATAGCCGTTATCAAAAGTACAGGCCAGCAGCGACAAGCCGTATTTCTCCTTCAGGGTATGAATCAGGAAAGTGCTGTCCTTCCCCCCGCTGAACGCGACCAGTGCATCGTATCTGTGCTTGACGGACTTGCAATCCTCCAGCAGCTCCGACAGCCTGACGCGCAATTTCTCATAAGAAGGCAGGGCCGATCTGTTCTCCGCTTGCCTGCACAGGGAGCACACTCCATCCGAATCGAACGTAATTCCGGGATAGGTCTCGGGCAGAACGCAACGTGTACAACGCTTCACAACGACATTCCTCCTGCAGGCTCCCTCAACAGGGACCGATTGATTTTTAATGTGGCCGTCTTGGGCAAACTGTCGCAAAATTCGACCTCATATGGAATCATGTAATGCGGCAAATTCCGTTTGCAGTGCAAGATGACATCCTGCGCCTCAAGAGACGCGCCCTCCTCCCGGACAATGACCGCTTTGATGCGGACGTTGCCGTTGGTATCCGTAATGCCAACTGCGGCGACTTCCTGTATTCCGGGCATCCGGCAAAGGCCATCCTCGATTTCTTCAGGACTGACGCGGATTCCCATCAATTTGAGCATCATGTCCTTACGGCCTTCGACGTAAAGAAAGCCCTCTTCATCCAGCCAGCCCAAATCGCCCGTGTACAGCCTTCCGTTCCTGAATGTCTCCGCCGTCAGCTTGGGAAGATTCCAGTAACCGGGTGAAACGAAGGCCCCCTGATGGGTAATTTCCCCGATCTCTCCGGGCCGGCAGGGTTCGCCTTCCGGATTTAGGATTTCGATTTCCACTCCCGGCAGCGGCTTGCCCGCCGAGGGGAATTTCCGGTCAAAATCTTCCGGCAAGAGACAGGTGGAGCGGAACGCCTCGGTTGTTCCGTACATCATGTAGAACCGGGTCTTAGACAGCACAGACCTAAGCTTCTTTATTTCGTCGTGGGGAAAAGCCTCCCCGATAATAGATATATATCTGAGATTAGGATAATGGTGCCCGGCAAAAGGAGAATGTCTTTGCAGCAGCATCCTCCAAAAAGAAGGAACGGCATGAAAGCCGGTGATTCGTTCTGTCAACAAGGTGCCGACAATATCTTTGGGGAAGACAGAATCTTGCAAGATCAGTGTTGCTCCGGCAAATACGGAAGTGAACAACTGGCTCAAAGCTCCGTCAAACGAAAATGGGGTGACGCTGATGATCCGGTCGCCGGCATGGTTCCCGAGCAGACCGGCTGACACGACTGTCGATTCATACAAAATACGGTGGGTAACGATGATGCCCTTGGGTCTCCCGGTAGAACCGGAGGTATACAAAATGGCCGCAGGATCATCTTCCAACGCCGGGTTAGGCTCAATCTTCCCCGGTTTACCGCCGGGTTTATATTCCGCCAGCGGCAGCGAAATCACATTTGGAACGGACTCAGCAAGCTCCGCTTTAAGAAAAGTCCCGGTTTTGCCTTCATGCAGAAACAGCAGCTTGATTCCGCAATCGGCCGCAATATGACGCAGCTGCTCTTCTTTAAAAAAGGGATTGATATGGACAAAGACGGCGCCAATTCTCATAATGGCGAATAGAGCGATGATTTCATCCAGGCATTTGGATGAAAAAATGCCGACACGATCACCCTTTCCAATCCCCTTGGCAACAAGCAAGCCCATGACGGCGTCAACCGCCGCTTCCGCTTCCATGTAGGTAAGTCCCTGGCCCTTGCAGCGAAAAGCCTCCTTGTCCGGCTGTTCAATTGCCGCCTTGGACAGCAATTCGGGAATGAACATCATTGGCGCACTCCAAGGTTCCGCTTCCTTTCCACGAGTCCCACCAAGCCGTCGATCGTGCCGAAGCTCTCCATATCCACGTCTTCTTCGGAAATCTCAAGCCCAAAGGTATTCTCCAGGAACGCCAGCAAATCAAGCACATCCAGTGAGGTTAAGAATCCTTGCTCAAATAAGTTGCTTGCATGATCGGATACCGGTTCATTGATCAATTCCTGTATAAAACCCGCAATGAGTTCTCTTTCGTTCATGATAAATGCCTCCTCTTGTCTTAAATAAGTTCCTTATCACTGCCCGCAGCAACAGTTCTGAACGTTCCCGACTCTATGCAATGGATAAATTCCGGTATGACCCGGAATAAATCTCCGACAATACCGTAGTCGGCATATTGAAATATAGGCGCGCCGGCATCAGAATTGATCGCAATAATCATCTCTGACTTATCCATGCCGACCGTATGCTGGAGCGCGCCCGAAATGCCGCATGCGATATAAAGACTCGGCTTCACGATAACGCCCGTTTGGCCAATTTGTCTTGAAGCTTCCAGCCATCCTTCATCGATCAGCGGACGGGTAGCGCCAATCTCCGCCCCGATCGTCCCGGCCAGCTTGTGAATCAGCGGCAGATTCGCAGCCGTACCGATCCCCCGGCCGACAGCGACAATGGAATCGGCCTGTCCGAGCTTGAAGCGCTTTCCTTCCTGCAATATCCTTTTCCCCAGCGTATATACAGACTGCATTACAGGATATTCATCACTGAAGTCCAGAATCATTCCTGCGGGATGCCCGGAACGATCGGCTCTTGGGAAGACGCGTTCTTTCAACGTCGCCATCTGGGGAGAATGATGCGGAATGACGATCCGGGCCAGAACGCCGCCGCCAAGCGCAGGACGGGTAATAATCAACCGGCGGGTTACCGGCTCCAAGCTTAAATCCGTGCAATCCGCGCACAATCCGGTCCCCAGCTTTGCAGCGATTCGCGGAAACAGGGAACGGCCGTGTTCCGTTGCTCCTCCGAGAAATATATCCGGCTGTCTTCTCGCCAGCACATCGGCGATTATGCGGGTAAGAACATCTTCCGCATAGAAAGGAAGCCAGTCCAAATCAAGCAGCCATATCTCATCAACACCGCAGCGCATCACTTCCCCGGCAAGCTGACGGCTGCCGTTTCCGGCTATGATCGCCGCTATTTTGAAGGAATCCGATTCTCCGGTGAGCGACCTCGCAGCCCCGATTGCCTCATAGGACGATTCATTCATAACTCCGCCGGTGTGTTCGATATAAACACATATCACAGTGGGCCGATGTTCGCTGATCTTATCTGCCGCTGCGGAGTTGTTCGCCGCTGTCTCCTTATCCTCTTCCGGCCACTCGGTAGAATCCTGGCGTATCGCCTTGTTCGGACATGATGATGCGCAAAATCCGCACTCCATGCATCGCTCATCGTCGATGACTGCCACGATTCCGTTAACGGATATTGCCTCGACCGGGCACATGCTTCTGCATATTCCGCACCCGCTGCAGTCGGTCTCGTGAATGATCAAGCTCTACCCTCCTCCCTCCTGACCTTTGGCTCGGGTTAACCCGAGCCGGGAAACCAACCGAGAAACGCAGGCCGTATCCTCTTCAAATAGGTTAACTTCACCCTTTTGGCGTTTGCCGGCTTTAACCAAACGGGTCATCTCCAGTACTCGCGTCGGCGATCCCTTTAGTCCCATTCTTCCCGGGTCAGCGGCCAGGTGCTCCTCTGTCCAGATCGTTATCGTCTCCCTTCTCGCCCGAAGCGTTCCCCGTATCGTCGGCAGTCTTGGACGGTTGCTATGCTTTCGTACACTGAACAAAGCGGGGAGAGGCAGAACATACTCAAGCTCACAATCGCCGCATTCCTTGATAGCGGATATCTCCGGACTCCCCTCCTCATACCGAACATCGATCACCCTCGTTAAATGGGGAATACCCAAATACTCGGCTACTTCGGGACCGACTTGTCCCGTCTCCCCGTCTGAAGATTGCTCTCCCGTGAAAATCAGATCATACGGAGAAAGCTTCCGAATCGATGCGGCCAAAGTAAAGGAAGTCGCCAGCGTGTCCGCTCCCGCAAAAACCGGCGAGGACAGGAGTATGGCCCGATCGGCTCCCAAACTTAAAGCTTCCTTCAACGGTCCGGCGCATTGGGCCGGTCCCATTGAAATGCAGGTTAACCTTCCCCCGCAAGCCTCCTTGAGCTTAAGCGCCGCTTCCAAGGCAAACAGATCATTCCGGTTATTGCATAATTCGAACTGATCCCTCCCCTCCACGTTATCGGAAGTGCTTTCATTAACCGGAATCTGCTTGAGACAAACAAGAATCTCCAATCTTTTCACCTCACTTTGGTTAGAATGGGTTTCTCGTCATTTGTTTTAATTTTTTGGAAAATATCTACATTATTTTACAACCAATAATAGAATAGTCCTAATAAACGTCATTCCCTATGAATAATATCACTTTTTTGTAAGTCAATACATTTTTTGTTTATTTATCCAATAGCAAAGATTCAGATAT includes these proteins:
- a CDS encoding acyl-CoA dehydrogenase family protein, which encodes MTVNEMQQIVEETAANFIKTFVEPAAGEIDEQETFPMSNMKEMGRLGLLGIPFPEEYEGLDQSFASYISFVRQLAGACASTAMTVVAHTCLSGHPIHSFGSPLQKTVHLSRLATGEAIGAFALTESGSGSDMASMRTRAVEHDDHYVLNGSKTFITNANVADIYLVAASTAPDKKMLGLTVFILEKGMKGISTSSKKERKLGMRGADMGELIFQDVIIPKENVVGRKNFGLEVLHETLASARMGMAAIAVGIAEEAQRHCLQYVKQRKQFDQYLYQFQTIKNMLADMEVNLNASRLLLERAVHLKDSGKPFAKEASEAKLFASETATRITKDAVQIFGGYGYSRELPLERLFRDAKLTEIGDGTSEIQRLIIADELIKRRAKSSFNPVGGQKL
- the asnB gene encoding asparagine synthase (glutamine-hydrolyzing) encodes the protein MCGICGIVNTDVEHQALEAELRDMIALLRHRGPDGEGVHIGAGIGLGHTRLSIIDLANGGQPMTNEDGSIWLTYNGEIFNFPELRRELIERGHAFRTNCDTEVVVHAYEEYGPDCVLKFNGMFSFALWDERNETLFMARDRLGVKPLYYTVAGHRFIFASEIKAILSHPSVKAEVREGAVPEYLFCTVLLEGQTMFKNIHSLPPGYTLSIQGTKLKLARYWNMKADIGEERSLDSWKEETLSLLTDSIWKRRISDVPFGSLLSGGLDSSLLTALAVSGGPDSRMRTFSMEYGDNRDVSASNSDTAYARLMAEHLGTDHREFIFRTEDYRDMMEKVTWHMEKPVELTTPSLYLLYREIKKEVSVVISGEGADELFGGYFFFLNGDPSGQISQFPWAPYYREVSGLLDQAVGERTGFRDKVESSIRDSLRQFPSRDPLNRILYLFMKYYLLEMLERQDKTSMASGVEVRVPFLDYRIVESVINLPSQYKMKDGSEKWFLKEIGKSVLPSAITGRKKKPFPFPVDPKSVIAQRQQASDLIRSGNSKISAYFDKRKTIDFLNKRGDYAGLDNLAVFRTSHALIALELWHKTFGV
- a CDS encoding KamA family radical SAM protein, with the protein product MASREKITEWLDANPDILRLLVMSEIVAEARERLFDYLNQCEQNVLKSDCPLHPLEQKNVRSCIAVFRNLISEGNERKTGHSCLAIIWEMATEHWKQEDWPDVSDAFLGEMAHLFKGVIGLSGIYSKSGICKREVPEFVHLEGREAAEARSVHLDQKANQYEEFISQNEYMTGLHPMVKKSRDEMRARILRYLGAEERDWADYKWQLRHRFQRLEDIAEIISLSDEEEEMIRATTRHRLPFGITPYYLSLMDMESSLSGRDRSLRAQVIPNRIYLDTYLKACSGGRESLDFMHERDTSPEQSVTRRYAMIAIVKPYLWCPQICVYCQRNWELADEEDDHAEPAFQDLEKAFDWFRSNPSISEVLITGGDPLTVSNEMLEYVIRNLFEMEHIRRIRIGTRTLVTMPMRFDEELLRILSAYHKPPFKTVTMMTHFQHAYEISEETAEAALKLKRAGIDIYNQQVFTLYNSRKFETSFLREQLRAIGVTPYYLFNLKGKEETANFKVPVARLLQEQKEEARLLPGTVRTDKPVFNVPTLGKNDLNAWQDHDIVMIHKDGSRIYEFYPWEKYMAPVNTFLFKDEPIGNYLAKLEELGEDIQDYRTIWYYF
- a CDS encoding adenine nucleotide alpha hydrolase family protein, with protein sequence MKRCTRCVLPETYPGITFDSDGVCSLCRQAENRSALPSYEKLRVRLSELLEDCKSVKHRYDALVAFSGGKDSTFLIHTLKEKYGLSLLACTFDNGYMSEASFRNMRTVLNAMNVDHLIVKPRADMMNKIFLGSSEPGTYPPHLTGFGSGICISCIRMVTTMSLRVAIEKGIPLVMLGNSPGQLIQSENEIIFQDNKIPYELRKNLFRPLADRLGDEVYDYVMLSKEEYRTRPFPYTVNAFPLIGYDERNIYETISSLGWVRPEDVDPNSSNCRLNSLGIVKHLEHYGFHPYDYEMSLLVQQGIITREEALRRVEDPAETTLILSEEVEKSLMSS
- a CDS encoding class I adenylate-forming enzyme family protein encodes the protein MMFIPELLSKAAIEQPDKEAFRCKGQGLTYMEAEAAVDAVMGLLVAKGIGKGDRVGIFSSKCLDEIIALFAIMRIGAVFVHINPFFKEEQLRHIAADCGIKLLFLHEGKTGTFLKAELAESVPNVISLPLAEYKPGGKPGKIEPNPALEDDPAAILYTSGSTGRPKGIIVTHRILYESTVVSAGLLGNHAGDRIISVTPFSFDGALSQLFTSVFAGATLILQDSVFPKDIVGTLLTERITGFHAVPSFWRMLLQRHSPFAGHHYPNLRYISIIGEAFPHDEIKKLRSVLSKTRFYMMYGTTEAFRSTCLLPEDFDRKFPSAGKPLPGVEIEILNPEGEPCRPGEIGEITHQGAFVSPGYWNLPKLTAETFRNGRLYTGDLGWLDEEGFLYVEGRKDMMLKLMGIRVSPEEIEDGLCRMPGIQEVAAVGITDTNGNVRIKAVIVREEGASLEAQDVILHCKRNLPHYMIPYEVEFCDSLPKTATLKINRSLLREPAGGMSL
- a CDS encoding acyl carrier protein; the protein is MNERELIAGFIQELINEPVSDHASNLFEQGFLTSLDVLDLLAFLENTFGLEISEEDVDMESFGTIDGLVGLVERKRNLGVRQ
- a CDS encoding electron transfer flavoprotein subunit alpha yields the protein MIIHETDCSGCGICRSMCPVEAISVNGIVAVIDDERCMECGFCASSCPNKAIRQDSTEWPEEDKETAANNSAAADKISEHRPTVICVYIEHTGGVMNESSYEAIGAARSLTGESDSFKIAAIIAGNGSRQLAGEVMRCGVDEIWLLDLDWLPFYAEDVLTRIIADVLARRQPDIFLGGATEHGRSLFPRIAAKLGTGLCADCTDLSLEPVTRRLIITRPALGGGVLARIVIPHHSPQMATLKERVFPRADRSGHPAGMILDFSDEYPVMQSVYTLGKRILQEGKRFKLGQADSIVAVGRGIGTAANLPLIHKLAGTIGAEIGATRPLIDEGWLEASRQIGQTGVIVKPSLYIACGISGALQHTVGMDKSEMIIAINSDAGAPIFQYADYGIVGDLFRVIPEFIHCIESGTFRTVAAGSDKELI
- a CDS encoding electron transfer flavoprotein subunit beta/FixA family protein: MEILVCLKQIPVNESTSDNVEGRDQFELCNNRNDLFALEAALKLKEACGGRLTCISMGPAQCAGPLKEALSLGADRAILLSSPVFAGADTLATSFTLAASIRKLSPYDLIFTGEQSSDGETGQVGPEVAEYLGIPHLTRVIDVRYEEGSPEISAIKECGDCELEYVLPLPALFSVRKHSNRPRLPTIRGTLRARRETITIWTEEHLAADPGRMGLKGSPTRVLEMTRLVKAGKRQKGEVNLFEEDTACVSRLVSRLGLTRAKGQEGGG